TGGCGGCGCTGTTCGGCGACCGCTGGGGGCGGCGGCCCCTGTGTCTGACCGGGTGTGCGGCGGCCGCCGTATGGATGTTCCCGATGGTCGCGCTCCTCGCGACGGGGAAGCCGCTGCTGATGTTCCTCGGCTTCCTGGGGGCGATGCTGGCGTTCATCACGATGTTCGCGGTCATCGCCGCGTATCTGCCGGAGCTGTACGAGCCGCGGGTGCGTTGCACGGGCGCCGCGGTCGGCTACAACCTCGGCGGGGTGCTCGGGGGCGCGCTCACGCCGATCGTTGCGACGGCTCTCGTCGAGCAGGGCGGTCGGGTGCCGTGGGGCGTGGGGGCGTATCTGACCGGGGTCGCGCTGCTCAGCCTGGCGTGTTTCGCGCTGCTTCCGGAGACGCGGCCGGTGGCGGTGGTGGCGCCGGAGCCGGCTATGGATTGATCGTCGGCTCAGGAAGTGATCGTCGTGGAGGGCGTACAGGCAACCACCCCCCTGTCGGGGGGTGGTTGACCCCATGTCGTTCCTATGTTGTTCCTATGTCCGAGGTGGTCAGGCCTCGATGCTGTCCTTCGGAGTGCCTTCGGCCTGCGCCGCCTCGGCCGTCGCCTGCTTCTTGGACGCCCTGAGGCTGGTGATCGTGGTGACGATCAGAACCGCGCAGATCACGCCCAGGGAGACCGGGATGCTGATCTCCGGGACATGGACCCCGGACTCGTGCAGTGCGTGCAGGACCAGCTTGACGCCGATGAAGCCGAGGATGATCGACAGGCCGTAGCTGAGGTGGACCAGCTTCTTGAGCAGTCCGCCGATCAGGAAGTACAGCTGCCTGAGGCCCATCAGCGCGAACGCGTTGGCCGTGAAGACGATGTACGGGTCCTGGGTCAGGCCGAAGATCGCGGGGATCGAGTCGAGCGCGAAGAGGACGTCGGTGGTGCCGATCGCGAGCATCACGACCAGCATCGGGGTCATGACCCGCTTGCCGTTCTGCTGGATCCACAGCTTGGTGCCGTGGTAGCGGTCGGCGACACCGAAGCGGCGCTCGGCGGCCTTGAGCAGCTTGTTCTCCTCGTACTCCTCGTCCTCCTGGTCGGCCCGGGCCTCCTGGATGAGCTTCCAGGCGGTCCAGATCAGGAAGGCGCCGAAGAGGTAGAACACCCACGAGAAGC
The nucleotide sequence above comes from Streptomyces sp. NL15-2K. Encoded proteins:
- a CDS encoding TerC family protein yields the protein MDVSLTLWVLTIVGLAALIAVDFFIGRKPHDVSIKEAGIWTVVWIVLAALFGLGLLVFGGGQPAGEFFAGFITEKSLSVDNLFVFVLIMAKFAVPSQYQQRVLLVGVLIALVLRAIFIAAGAAILASFSWVFYLFGAFLIWTAWKLIQEARADQEDEEYEENKLLKAAERRFGVADRYHGTKLWIQQNGKRVMTPMLVVMLAIGTTDVLFALDSIPAIFGLTQDPYIVFTANAFALMGLRQLYFLIGGLLKKLVHLSYGLSIILGFIGVKLVLHALHESGVHVPEISIPVSLGVICAVLIVTTITSLRASKKQATAEAAQAEGTPKDSIEA